From a region of the Pan paniscus chromosome 19, NHGRI_mPanPan1-v2.0_pri, whole genome shotgun sequence genome:
- the LOC129394500 gene encoding small ribosomal subunit protein uS8-like, with protein MNVLADALKSINKAEKQGKCQVLITPSSKVTVPIAPSPIVQFLTIMMKHGYTGKSEITDDHRAGKTVVNLTGRLNKYGIISLRFDVQLKDLEKWQNNLLPSHQFGFTVLTTSAGIIDHEEARRKHIGRKILGFFL; from the exons ATGAATGTCCTGGCTGATGCTCTCAAGAGCATCAACAAAGCTGAAAAGCAAGGTAAATGCCAGGTTCTTATTACGCCGAGCTCCAAAGTAACTgtcc ccatcgcacccagccccaTCGTCCAGTTTCTAACTATAATGATGAAGCATGGTTACACTGGCAAATCTGAAATCACTGATGATCATAGAGCTGGGAAAACTGTTGTGAACCTCACAGGCAGGCTAAACAAGTATGGAATAATCAGCCTCAGATTTGATGTGCAACTCAAAGATCTAGAAAAATGGCAGAATAACCTGCTCCCATCCCACCAGTTTGGTTTCACTGTATTGACAACCTCGGCTGGCATCATAGACCACGAAGAAGCAAGACGAAAACACATAGGAAGAAAAATCCTGGGATTCTTTTTATAA